In a single window of the Nocardioides sp. L-11A genome:
- a CDS encoding response regulator transcription factor, whose translation MTATAARIRVVVADDQPVICSGFAALLAAQPGIEVVGTAGDGRDLVALVARTLPDVALVDVRMPELDGIEATRLITADHPTRVLILTTFDLDAYVYDAVRAGASGFLLKDATAERLVDAVRMVAEGAVLLAPAVSRQLVAARFADVPGARPEPAAAHDLSPREREVLLELATGRSNAEIAAELHIAPETVKSHVAEVLRKLGLRDRIQAVVYAYEHGLVPRG comes from the coding sequence ATGACCGCGACCGCCGCGCGGATCCGGGTGGTGGTCGCCGACGACCAGCCCGTCATCTGCTCCGGCTTCGCCGCCCTGCTCGCCGCCCAGCCGGGCATCGAGGTCGTCGGCACCGCCGGCGACGGCCGCGACCTGGTGGCGCTGGTCGCCCGGACCCTGCCCGACGTCGCCCTGGTCGACGTACGGATGCCGGAGCTGGACGGCATCGAGGCCACCCGGCTGATCACCGCCGACCACCCGACCCGGGTGCTCATCCTGACGACCTTCGACCTCGACGCCTACGTGTACGACGCCGTGCGCGCCGGAGCGAGCGGCTTCCTGCTCAAGGACGCCACCGCCGAGCGGCTGGTCGACGCGGTCCGGATGGTCGCCGAGGGCGCGGTCCTGCTCGCGCCCGCGGTCAGCCGCCAGCTCGTGGCGGCCCGCTTCGCCGACGTCCCCGGGGCCCGGCCGGAGCCGGCCGCGGCCCACGACCTCAGCCCGCGCGAGCGCGAGGTACTGCTGGAGCTCGCCACCGGCCGGTCGAACGCCGAGATCGCGGCCGAGCTGCACATCGCCCCCGAGACGGTGAAGTCCCACGTGGCCGAGGTCTTGCGCAAGCTCGGTCTGCGCGACCGGATCCAGGCGGTGGTGTACGCCTACGAGCACGGGCTGGTGCCGCGCGGCTGA
- a CDS encoding histidine kinase produces MFPALLKPHDRPVPASYLVAAVTASTVVGICFVTARWTPWFLEDWGIGYGAYGVISVAALSFIGLALALVQVPACWLAFRWPVFAIALACTPLAVTLLDPSRAPLHFGVVANLAAVALTAAWRRPLLALTAVGIAYAVVLVWLRGGGDMAAPFRASIELQYTEPLQIGIVYTVALALLLAFVLWFRAGALREAQRVRLVAREDAVAEQGAVVAERARLARDLHDVVAHHVSLIAVRAETAPYTEPDLDPAGRRVLAEVAAEARLALDELRGVLGILGRAGDAERAPQPTLADIAALAERTRRSGQEVRLAGDVHAPVGAGAGYAAYRVVQEALTNARKHAPGAPVDIDVAATSRLLEVRVSNPVGRPAADLGSGRGLVGMRERVEALGGRLRIQAAGERFEVEATIPSGGSA; encoded by the coding sequence ATGTTCCCCGCTCTGCTGAAGCCGCACGACCGGCCGGTCCCGGCGTCCTATCTGGTGGCCGCCGTCACCGCGAGCACGGTCGTCGGGATCTGCTTCGTGACCGCCCGCTGGACGCCGTGGTTCCTGGAGGACTGGGGGATCGGCTACGGCGCGTACGGCGTGATCAGCGTCGCGGCCCTGAGCTTCATCGGCCTCGCGCTGGCGCTGGTCCAGGTGCCGGCGTGCTGGCTGGCCTTCCGGTGGCCGGTGTTCGCGATCGCCCTCGCGTGCACGCCCCTGGCCGTCACGCTGCTCGACCCGAGCCGGGCACCGCTGCACTTCGGTGTCGTGGCGAACCTCGCAGCGGTCGCCCTCACGGCGGCCTGGCGCCGGCCGCTGCTGGCGCTGACGGCCGTCGGCATCGCCTATGCCGTCGTCCTGGTCTGGCTGCGCGGCGGGGGCGACATGGCGGCCCCGTTCCGCGCGTCGATCGAGCTGCAGTACACCGAGCCGCTCCAGATCGGCATCGTCTACACGGTCGCGCTCGCCCTCCTGCTCGCGTTCGTGCTGTGGTTCCGGGCCGGCGCGCTGCGGGAGGCGCAGCGGGTGCGGCTGGTGGCGCGGGAGGACGCCGTCGCCGAGCAGGGCGCGGTGGTCGCCGAGCGGGCGCGACTGGCCCGCGACCTCCACGACGTCGTGGCCCACCACGTCTCGCTGATCGCCGTGCGCGCCGAGACCGCCCCGTACACCGAGCCGGACCTCGACCCGGCCGGGCGGCGGGTCCTCGCCGAGGTCGCGGCCGAGGCGCGGCTCGCGCTCGACGAGCTGCGCGGCGTCCTGGGGATCCTGGGCCGGGCCGGCGACGCCGAGCGGGCGCCGCAGCCGACCCTCGCCGACATCGCCGCCCTGGCCGAGCGCACCCGGCGATCGGGGCAGGAGGTCCGGCTCGCCGGCGACGTGCACGCACCGGTCGGCGCGGGAGCCGGGTACGCCGCGTACCGCGTCGTCCAGGAGGCGCTCACCAACGCCCGCAAGCACGCGCCGGGCGCCCCGGTCGACATCGACGTGGCGGCGACATCGCGCCTGCTGGAGGTACGCGTGTCCAACCCGGTGGGCCGCCCGGCGGCCGACCTCGGGTCCGGGCGGGGCCTGGTCGGGATGAGGGAGCGGGTGGAGGCGCTCGGCGGTCGGCTCCGGATCCAGGCGGCCGGGGAGCGGTTCGAGGTGGAGGCCACGATCCCGAGCGGCGGCTCCGCATGA
- a CDS encoding Lsr2 family protein, with the protein MAQKVNIVLVDDIDGSEATQTISFGLDGAHYEIDLNDKNASALREALAPYVGHGRKAGRAGGGAKRGRAAATPSGGVPAKEVREWARENGFTVPERGRIPSDVREAYDNAH; encoded by the coding sequence ATGGCACAGAAGGTCAACATCGTTCTCGTCGACGACATCGACGGCAGCGAGGCCACCCAGACGATCAGCTTCGGTCTCGACGGCGCCCACTACGAGATCGACCTCAACGACAAGAATGCCTCCGCGCTGCGCGAGGCGCTGGCGCCGTACGTCGGCCACGGTCGCAAGGCCGGCCGCGCGGGCGGCGGGGCCAAGCGCGGCCGCGCCGCCGCCACGCCGTCCGGCGGCGTGCCGGCCAAGGAGGTCCGGGAGTGGGCACGTGAGAACGGGTTCACCGTCCCCGAGCGGGGCCGGATCCCCTCCGACGTCCGTGAGGCCTACGACAACGCCCACTGA
- a CDS encoding type III pantothenate kinase: MPLLAADIGNAHTVLGLVSDGAVHADWRVSTAEHRTADEWGVLLRGLLGTREEEVSGIAVCSTVPAVLNAWREMLPAHFPDIPCVIVEPGIRTGVPILVDNPREVGTDRIVNALAAAADFECPAIVVDFGGTATTYDVVDEQGRYVGGAITPGIEISLDALSRGGAQLRMVELVRPRGVIGKNTVEALQSGMVFGVASQVEGMVERLVAALGSTAGEVTVISTGYLAPLVVDECRCFTHRAPWLTLRGLEKVFLRNQR, translated from the coding sequence ATGCCCCTGCTCGCGGCCGACATCGGCAACGCCCACACCGTGCTCGGCCTCGTCTCCGACGGCGCGGTCCACGCGGACTGGCGGGTCTCGACCGCGGAGCACCGCACCGCCGACGAATGGGGCGTGCTGTTGCGGGGCCTGCTCGGCACCCGGGAGGAGGAGGTCAGCGGAATCGCGGTCTGCTCGACGGTGCCGGCCGTCCTCAACGCGTGGCGCGAGATGCTGCCCGCCCATTTCCCCGACATTCCGTGCGTCATCGTCGAGCCGGGCATTCGCACCGGCGTGCCCATTCTCGTGGACAATCCCCGCGAAGTCGGCACCGACCGCATCGTCAATGCGCTCGCCGCTGCCGCCGATTTCGAATGCCCCGCCATCGTCGTCGATTTCGGTGGCACGGCCACGACGTACGACGTCGTCGACGAGCAGGGGCGCTATGTCGGCGGGGCGATCACCCCCGGCATCGAGATCTCCCTCGACGCGCTGAGCCGGGGCGGTGCGCAGTTGCGGATGGTCGAGCTGGTGCGGCCGCGTGGTGTCATCGGCAAGAACACCGTCGAGGCGCTCCAGTCCGGCATGGTGTTCGGCGTGGCCAGCCAGGTCGAGGGTATGGTCGAGCGGCTGGTCGCCGCGCTCGGCAGCACGGCGGGCGAGGTGACGGTGATCTCGACCGGCTATCTCGCCCCGCTCGTGGTCGACGAGTGTCGCTGCTTCACCCATCGAGCACCCTGGCTGACCCTGCGCGGACTCGAAAAGGTATTCCTCCGCAATCAACGCTGA
- the nadC gene encoding carboxylating nicotinate-nucleotide diphosphorylase yields the protein MIARTPYDDLPAGLLAEIAEAGLDPRAVYEHVTLAFEEDLPGGVDDVTSDAMPDMGTAVADFAAREPGVVAGLAIAELAFAYALGDTVTVTGRVPDGTRVAPGDIVLTVSGPVRGVLTAERTALNFASHLSGVATATAHWVDALAGTRARVLDTRKTLPGWRALQKYAVRCGGGVNHRFSLVDRAMVKDNHAVAAGGVVAAYEAVRAKHPGLRVEVEVMDLAELRAVLAAGCTEILLDNMSTADMAEAVRINAAAGARATLEASGGLTLERAREVAETGVDFISVGALTHSVTVFDLGLDFRTA from the coding sequence ATGATCGCCCGCACGCCGTACGACGACCTGCCGGCCGGGCTGCTCGCCGAGATCGCCGAGGCCGGGCTCGACCCGCGCGCGGTCTACGAGCACGTCACCCTCGCCTTCGAGGAGGATCTCCCCGGAGGCGTCGACGACGTCACGAGCGACGCGATGCCCGACATGGGCACCGCCGTCGCCGACTTCGCCGCCCGCGAGCCGGGGGTGGTCGCCGGGCTGGCCATCGCCGAGCTCGCGTTCGCCTACGCCCTGGGCGACACCGTCACGGTCACCGGACGGGTGCCCGACGGCACCCGGGTCGCACCGGGCGACATCGTCCTGACCGTGTCCGGCCCGGTCCGCGGCGTCCTCACCGCCGAGCGGACCGCGCTCAACTTCGCCTCCCACCTCTCCGGCGTCGCCACCGCGACCGCGCACTGGGTCGACGCGCTGGCCGGCACCCGCGCCCGGGTCCTCGACACCCGCAAGACGCTGCCCGGCTGGCGGGCACTGCAGAAGTACGCCGTGCGCTGCGGCGGCGGAGTCAACCACCGGTTCAGCCTGGTCGATCGGGCGATGGTCAAGGACAACCACGCCGTCGCCGCGGGCGGTGTCGTCGCCGCCTACGAGGCCGTCCGCGCGAAGCACCCCGGGCTGCGCGTCGAGGTCGAGGTGATGGACCTCGCCGAGCTGCGCGCCGTCCTCGCCGCCGGGTGCACCGAGATCCTGCTCGACAACATGAGCACCGCCGACATGGCCGAGGCGGTCCGGATCAATGCCGCCGCCGGCGCGCGGGCGACGCTGGAGGCATCCGGCGGGCTCACCCTCGAGCGGGCCCGCGAGGTCGCCGAGACCGGCGTCGACTTCATCTCGGTCGGCGCGCTCACCCACTCGGTGACCGTCTTCGACCTCGGCCTGGACTTCCGGACGGCCTAG